The following are from one region of the Mesorhizobium sp. B4-1-4 genome:
- a CDS encoding acyl-CoA dehydrogenase family protein, with the protein MEFAQSEVQQSISEAIGRLCSPFDDAYWLKRDREGGFPHDFYDALAEEGWLGICTSEAHGGSGLGIMEAAVMMRTIAQSGAGLSGASAVHINIFGLNPVAVFGTEEQKERMIRPMAEGQAKACFAVTEPNTGLNTTQLKLRAEKRGDRYVVNGQKVWISTAQVADNVLLLARTTPLEGVRKPTEGLSLFYTRFDREHIKVAEIEKMGRKAVDSNELFFEEFEIPEADRIGKEGAGFEYILHGMNPERILIAAEAVGLGFAALKRATDYARERVVFDRPIGKNQAIQHPLAACYANLEASWLSVMKAAWEYDSRLPCGASANIAKYLAGEAGFDACQTAVMTHGGFGYAKEFHVERYLRESLIPRIAPVSPQLALCFIAEKVLNLPKSY; encoded by the coding sequence ATGGAATTTGCCCAAAGTGAAGTCCAACAGTCCATCAGTGAGGCGATTGGCAGGCTTTGCAGTCCCTTTGATGACGCTTACTGGCTCAAGCGTGATCGCGAAGGCGGCTTCCCTCACGATTTCTATGACGCGCTCGCAGAGGAAGGCTGGCTTGGAATCTGCACCTCGGAAGCCCATGGCGGCTCCGGCCTCGGTATTATGGAGGCTGCGGTAATGATGCGCACGATTGCCCAATCCGGAGCGGGATTGTCGGGAGCATCGGCGGTTCACATCAACATCTTCGGCCTCAATCCGGTTGCCGTTTTTGGAACCGAAGAGCAGAAGGAAAGAATGATCCGCCCCATGGCGGAAGGTCAGGCCAAAGCCTGCTTTGCCGTCACCGAACCCAATACCGGGCTCAACACAACGCAATTGAAGCTTCGCGCCGAGAAGCGCGGGGACCGCTATGTCGTCAATGGTCAAAAAGTGTGGATTTCCACTGCTCAGGTTGCAGACAATGTGCTTCTGCTGGCCCGCACCACGCCGCTGGAGGGCGTCAGGAAACCGACGGAGGGTCTTTCACTTTTCTATACTCGTTTTGACCGTGAACACATCAAAGTCGCCGAAATCGAAAAGATGGGCCGCAAGGCAGTGGATTCCAACGAGCTGTTCTTCGAGGAGTTCGAAATCCCGGAAGCCGACCGCATCGGCAAGGAGGGCGCGGGATTCGAATATATACTGCACGGGATGAACCCTGAGCGCATTCTGATTGCAGCTGAAGCCGTTGGGCTTGGCTTCGCCGCCCTAAAGAGGGCCACGGATTATGCGCGCGAGCGGGTCGTCTTCGACCGGCCAATCGGCAAGAACCAAGCCATTCAGCACCCTTTGGCCGCCTGTTACGCCAATCTCGAGGCATCCTGGCTTTCGGTGATGAAAGCCGCGTGGGAATACGACAGCCGACTTCCCTGCGGCGCATCCGCCAACATTGCCAAATACCTCGCAGGCGAGGCCGGGTTTGACGCTTGCCAGACGGCAGTAATGACGCACGGCGGGTTCGGATACGCCAAAGAATTTCACGTAGAGCGCTATTTACGCGAGAGCCTGATCCCGCGCATTGCGCCCGTGTCGCCCCAACTCGCGCTCTGTTTCATCGCTGAGAAGGTGCTGAACCTTCCCAAATCCTATTGA